One Enterococcus silesiacus genomic window carries:
- a CDS encoding DNA-binding protein, producing the protein MEKQQYVCDKCGNMHYISDQFQATGGNFSKIFDIQNKKFITVSCTRCGFTELYRGQTSDGWNVLDFLMGG; encoded by the coding sequence ATGGAAAAGCAACAATACGTTTGTGATAAATGTGGCAACATGCATTATATATCAGATCAGTTTCAAGCCACAGGAGGAAACTTTTCAAAGATCTTTGATATTCAAAATAAAAAATTTATCACAGTCAGCTGTACGAGATGCGGATTTACGGAATTATACCGTGGGCAAACATCAGATGGTTGGAATGTTTTAGACTTTTTAATGGGTGGTTAA
- a CDS encoding ABC transporter ATP-binding protein yields the protein MQPVLTIKNLHHYFERGTVNENHVLKGIDLTINQGEFITIIGGNGAGKSTLLNSIAGTLPIEEGHLTLNNKDITKQRVVARSKQISRVFQDPKMGTAVRLTVEENMALAMKRGKKRGLGNGVRKNDRSFFKEQLASLNLGLENRLGAEIGLLSGGQRQAITLLMATLIRPELILLDEHTAALDPKTSITVMELTEKLIQEQNLTAFMVTHDMEDAIRYGNRLIMLHQGQVVVDVPADQKKDLTVNELMEMFHQNSGAELKDDQLLLV from the coding sequence ATGCAGCCTGTACTAACAATTAAAAACTTACATCACTATTTCGAACGCGGCACAGTCAACGAAAATCATGTGCTAAAAGGCATTGATTTGACGATCAACCAAGGTGAATTCATTACGATCATCGGCGGTAATGGTGCCGGAAAGTCTACTTTACTCAATAGCATAGCTGGTACTTTACCTATTGAAGAAGGTCACCTAACCTTAAATAACAAAGATATCACCAAGCAACGTGTTGTCGCCCGCTCAAAACAAATCAGCCGCGTGTTCCAAGATCCTAAGATGGGGACTGCTGTTCGTTTAACTGTAGAAGAAAACATGGCTCTAGCCATGAAACGAGGGAAAAAACGTGGTTTAGGAAATGGTGTTCGCAAAAATGACCGTAGTTTCTTCAAAGAACAATTAGCTAGTTTGAATTTAGGACTAGAGAATCGTCTAGGCGCGGAAATCGGTTTGTTATCTGGTGGACAACGTCAGGCAATCACGTTACTCATGGCTACCTTGATTCGTCCCGAGTTGATTTTATTAGACGAACATACCGCAGCACTTGACCCTAAAACATCGATCACGGTCATGGAACTGACTGAAAAATTGATTCAGGAACAAAATTTAACCGCATTTATGGTGACACATGACATGGAAGATGCGATTCGTTACGGCAATCGCCTGATCATGCTTCATCAAGGGCAAGTCGTGGTAGATGTACCTGCTGATCAGAAAAAAGATTTAACTGTTAATGAATTGATGGAAATGTTCCATCAAAATAGCGGCGCTGAATTAAAAGACGATCAACTATTATTAGTTTAA
- a CDS encoding ABC transporter substrate-binding protein, producing the protein MKKKLVGLSIISAVALLTLGACGNSKEANDGSNSDNKKIGVLQPVQHGSLDAAFEGFKEGLADNGFKDGENLTIEYSNAQNDQAQLKSMSEKLVKEKPDLLLGIATPAAQSLLNETTDIPILVTAVTDLVSAKLVQSDEKPGGNVTGTTDIVPIDKQIDLLLTIVPDAKTVGIMYNAGEANSKIQADMAEKALKEAGVKTKVLTANSTNDVQQVTTSLAKDVDAIYIPTDNTFASAAAVIGEVAKEHKTPVIAGSIEQVEEGGLATVGIDYKSLGKQTGAMAAKILKGEAKPEDMPVEKAKDLELFVNKEMAQALDIDPDAIKAP; encoded by the coding sequence ATGAAAAAGAAACTAGTAGGACTAAGTATTATATCAGCAGTCGCACTATTAACACTTGGCGCGTGCGGCAATAGCAAAGAAGCAAACGATGGATCAAACAGTGACAACAAGAAAATCGGTGTTTTACAGCCCGTCCAACACGGCTCATTAGATGCTGCTTTTGAAGGCTTTAAAGAAGGTTTAGCAGATAATGGCTTCAAAGATGGCGAAAACCTAACAATCGAATACAGCAATGCCCAAAATGATCAAGCTCAACTAAAAAGCATGAGCGAAAAATTGGTCAAAGAAAAACCAGACTTGTTATTAGGTATCGCAACACCTGCTGCTCAATCATTATTGAATGAAACAACTGATATTCCAATTTTAGTTACAGCCGTTACTGACTTAGTCAGCGCTAAATTAGTTCAATCCGATGAAAAGCCTGGCGGTAACGTAACTGGAACAACCGATATTGTACCGATCGATAAACAGATTGATTTATTATTGACGATCGTCCCCGATGCAAAAACAGTCGGTATTATGTATAACGCTGGTGAAGCAAATTCTAAAATCCAAGCAGATATGGCTGAAAAAGCGTTGAAAGAGGCCGGGGTCAAAACCAAAGTTCTGACAGCTAATTCAACAAACGATGTGCAACAGGTTACTACAAGTTTAGCGAAAGATGTTGACGCAATCTATATCCCAACAGACAATACGTTTGCTTCTGCGGCGGCTGTTATCGGTGAGGTAGCGAAAGAACACAAAACTCCTGTTATCGCAGGTTCGATTGAACAAGTCGAAGAAGGCGGTCTAGCAACTGTGGGAATCGATTATAAATCACTAGGTAAACAAACTGGCGCAATGGCCGCAAAAATTCTAAAAGGCGAAGCAAAACCAGAGGACATGCCTGTTGAAAAAGCGAAAGATTTAGAGCTGTTCGTAAACAAAGAGATGGCACAAGCACTAGATATCGATCCTGATGCTATCAAGGCACCTTAA
- a CDS encoding 1,4-dihydroxy-2-naphthoate prenyltransferase yields MSLKVFLQVVEIQTKLASLFPFAVGVLFSIAYFNQFQIGYTVLFFIGMLVFDMATTAINNYMDFKKAKSEVYKYEENIIGSSGIAPTLVRNMIFGMIAFSAVIGIFLTVKTGWLFLVMGGVCCFIGIFYTFGPIPLSRMPLGEVFSGFTMGLGIFAMTIYLNVQENRPFYLLLDWQRGTFALTGNLWAVLAIIWASLPMVFTIANIMLANNLRDLDTDIENHRYTLVYYIGREHGVVLFQMLMLACYAVVLLGLPFGVYRWPILTVFVSLPVVWKNLQLFKKELPQPKSFGYSIKNLMAFNGSYLVGLLLTIILEKI; encoded by the coding sequence ATGTCGTTGAAAGTATTTTTGCAAGTTGTGGAAATTCAGACGAAATTAGCGAGTCTATTTCCCTTTGCAGTTGGGGTACTATTTTCTATTGCGTACTTTAATCAGTTTCAAATAGGGTACACAGTATTGTTTTTTATTGGGATGCTGGTTTTTGATATGGCAACAACTGCAATCAATAATTATATGGATTTTAAAAAAGCCAAGTCTGAAGTGTATAAATATGAAGAGAATATTATAGGTAGTTCTGGAATCGCACCAACACTCGTTAGAAATATGATTTTTGGAATGATTGCTTTTTCAGCAGTTATTGGTATCTTTTTAACGGTCAAAACGGGTTGGCTATTCTTAGTGATGGGCGGTGTGTGCTGTTTTATTGGTATATTTTACACATTTGGGCCGATTCCGCTTTCTCGAATGCCTTTAGGTGAAGTGTTTAGTGGATTTACCATGGGACTGGGAATTTTTGCGATGACGATTTATTTAAATGTTCAAGAAAATCGCCCATTTTACTTATTGTTGGATTGGCAGCGAGGAACATTTGCTTTGACAGGGAATTTGTGGGCAGTACTCGCAATTATTTGGGCCTCTTTACCGATGGTCTTTACGATTGCGAATATCATGCTGGCAAATAATTTGAGAGATTTAGATACAGATATTGAAAATCATCGTTATACGTTGGTTTACTACATTGGTCGGGAGCATGGAGTGGTTTTATTCCAAATGTTGATGCTAGCGTGCTACGCAGTTGTTTTACTTGGATTACCGTTTGGCGTATATCGCTGGCCGATTTTGACCGTTTTTGTATCATTACCAGTTGTTTGGAAAAATCTTCAGCTATTCAAAAAAGAATTGCCACAGCCTAAAAGCTTTGGTTATTCGATAAAAAACTTGATGGCATTTAACGGAAGTTATTTAGTAGGTTTATTGCTAACGATTATTTTAGAAAAAATATAA
- a CDS encoding DNA-directed RNA polymerase subunit beta has protein sequence MAGHVVKYGKHRERRSFARISEVLELPNLIEIQTDSYQWFLDEGLREMFEDILPIDDFQGNLSLEFVDYELKEPKYTVEEARAHDANYSAPLHVTLRLTNRESGEIKSQEVFFGDFPLMTEMGTFIINGAERVIVSQLVRSPGVYFHGKVDKNGKEGFGSTVIPNRGAWLEMETDAKDISYVRIDRTRKIPLTVLVRALGFGSDDTIFEIFGETLSLRNTIEKDLHKNASDSRTEEGLKDIYERLRPGEPKTADSSRNLLNARFFDPKRYDLANVGRYKVNKKLDLKTRLLNLTLGETLIDAETGEIIVEKGTVLTHQVMETLGEHIDNGLNSVTYYPSEDGVVTEPMTVQVIKVLSPKDPERIVNVIGNGYPDTSVKTVRPADVVASMSYFFNLQEDIGNVDDIDHLGNRRIRSVGELLQNQFRIGLARMERVVRERMSIQDTETLTPQQLINIRPVVASIKEFFGSSQLSQFMDQTNPLGELTHKRRLSALGPGGLTRDRAGYEVRDVHYSHYGRMCPIETPEGPNIGLINSLSSYAKVNKFGFIETPYRRVDRATGKVTDQVDYLTADTEDHYIVAQANSRLNEDGSFAEELVMARLQSENLEVTIDRVDYMDVSPKQVVAVATACIPFLENDDSNRALMGANMQRQAVPLIQPRSPLVGTGMEYKSAHDSGAALLCKHDGVVEYVDASEVRVRRDNGALDKYMVTKFRRSNSGTSYNQRPIVLLGEKVEKGDTLADGPSMEEGEMALGQNVLVGFMTWEGYNYEDAIIMSRRLVKDDVYTSIHIEEYESEARDTKLGPEEITREIPNVGEDALKDLDEMGIIRIGAEVKDGDLLVGKVTPKGVTELSAEERLLHAIFGEKAREVRDTSLRVPHGGGGIVHDVKIFTREAGDELSPGVNMLVRVYIVQKRKINEGDKMAGRHGNKGVVSRIMPEEDMPFLPDGTPIDVMLNPLGVPSRMNIGQVLELHLGMAARQLGIHIATPVFDGANDDDVWETVREAGMARDAKTVLYDGRTGEPFDNRISVGVMYMIKLAHMVDDKLHARSIGPYSLVTQQPLGGKAQFGGQRFGEMEVWALEAYGAAYTLQEILTYKSDDVVGRVKTYEAIVKGEPIPKPGVPESFRVLVKELQSLGLDMRVLDIEEQEIELRDMDDDDDDLITVDALTKFAEQQSAKQLEKEAAEAKEAADAVLEQEIETAEDTKD, from the coding sequence TTGGCTGGACACGTAGTAAAATACGGAAAACACCGCGAACGTAGAAGTTTCGCCCGGATCAGTGAAGTGTTGGAATTACCCAACTTGATCGAGATTCAAACAGACTCTTACCAATGGTTTTTAGATGAAGGACTAAGAGAAATGTTTGAGGACATTTTACCGATCGACGATTTTCAAGGGAATTTATCTTTGGAATTTGTGGATTATGAATTAAAAGAACCTAAGTATACGGTAGAAGAAGCGCGCGCGCATGACGCAAACTATTCTGCACCGCTACATGTTACTCTACGATTGACAAACCGTGAATCTGGAGAAATCAAATCACAAGAAGTATTCTTCGGTGATTTCCCTCTAATGACTGAAATGGGAACATTTATCATCAATGGTGCAGAACGAGTTATCGTTTCTCAATTAGTACGTTCACCAGGTGTTTATTTCCATGGAAAAGTAGATAAAAATGGTAAAGAAGGCTTTGGCTCAACAGTGATCCCTAACCGTGGCGCATGGTTAGAAATGGAAACTGACGCAAAAGACATCTCTTACGTACGTATCGACCGTACACGTAAAATTCCTTTGACTGTATTAGTTCGTGCTTTAGGTTTTGGCTCTGATGATACAATTTTTGAAATTTTCGGTGAAACACTAAGCTTACGTAATACAATCGAAAAAGATTTACACAAAAATGCGAGCGATTCTCGTACCGAAGAAGGCTTAAAAGACATCTATGAGCGTCTACGACCTGGCGAACCAAAAACAGCTGACAGTTCTCGTAACTTGCTAAACGCTCGTTTCTTCGATCCAAAACGCTATGACTTAGCGAACGTTGGTCGTTACAAAGTCAACAAAAAATTAGATTTAAAAACACGTCTATTGAACCTAACTTTAGGAGAAACCTTGATCGATGCTGAAACTGGCGAAATCATTGTTGAAAAAGGAACGGTATTAACTCACCAAGTAATGGAAACCTTAGGTGAACATATCGATAATGGCTTAAATAGCGTAACGTATTACCCAAGTGAAGATGGTGTGGTTACTGAACCAATGACGGTTCAAGTAATCAAAGTTCTTTCTCCAAAAGATCCAGAACGCATCGTTAACGTAATCGGTAATGGCTACCCAGATACAAGTGTGAAGACTGTTCGTCCTGCGGATGTCGTAGCTTCAATGAGTTATTTCTTTAACTTACAAGAAGACATCGGTAACGTAGATGATATCGATCACTTAGGTAACCGTCGTATTCGTTCAGTTGGTGAATTACTACAAAACCAATTCCGTATCGGTTTAGCTCGTATGGAACGTGTGGTTCGTGAAAGAATGTCGATCCAAGACACTGAAACATTGACACCACAACAATTGATCAATATTCGTCCTGTTGTTGCAAGTATCAAAGAATTCTTTGGTTCTTCTCAGTTATCACAGTTCATGGATCAAACAAATCCTCTAGGTGAGTTGACACACAAACGTCGTCTATCTGCCTTAGGACCTGGTGGTTTGACTCGTGACCGTGCCGGCTATGAAGTTCGAGATGTTCACTATTCCCATTATGGTCGTATGTGTCCGATCGAAACCCCTGAGGGACCAAATATTGGGTTGATCAATAGCTTGTCAAGTTATGCCAAAGTTAACAAATTTGGGTTTATCGAAACACCTTATCGTCGTGTTGATCGTGCAACAGGAAAAGTAACCGATCAAGTGGATTACTTAACTGCTGACACAGAGGATCACTACATCGTAGCGCAAGCAAACTCACGCTTAAATGAAGATGGCTCATTCGCTGAAGAATTAGTAATGGCTCGTCTGCAAAGTGAGAACCTTGAAGTAACGATCGATAGAGTCGATTACATGGACGTTTCACCTAAACAGGTAGTTGCAGTTGCGACTGCATGTATTCCTTTCTTGGAAAACGATGACTCCAACCGTGCCTTGATGGGTGCCAACATGCAACGTCAAGCCGTGCCTTTGATCCAACCTCGTTCACCACTTGTGGGAACGGGTATGGAATACAAATCAGCACATGACTCAGGTGCCGCTTTACTATGTAAACATGATGGTGTCGTTGAATATGTGGATGCATCAGAAGTACGCGTTCGCCGTGACAATGGCGCATTAGATAAATATATGGTCACAAAATTCCGTCGTTCAAATTCAGGAACAAGTTACAACCAACGTCCAATCGTTCTTTTAGGCGAAAAAGTTGAAAAAGGCGATACACTAGCAGATGGACCTTCTATGGAAGAAGGCGAAATGGCGTTAGGACAAAACGTCCTTGTCGGATTCATGACATGGGAAGGGTATAACTACGAGGATGCGATCATCATGAGCCGTCGTTTGGTGAAAGATGATGTCTATACTTCTATCCATATTGAAGAATATGAATCAGAAGCTCGTGATACAAAATTAGGGCCTGAAGAAATCACGCGTGAAATTCCAAACGTCGGGGAAGATGCGTTGAAAGATCTTGACGAAATGGGCATTATCCGTATTGGTGCTGAAGTCAAAGATGGCGACCTATTAGTAGGTAAAGTAACGCCTAAAGGGGTAACTGAGTTATCTGCTGAAGAACGTTTACTACATGCAATCTTTGGTGAAAAAGCGCGTGAAGTTCGTGATACATCGCTACGTGTACCTCACGGTGGCGGCGGGATCGTTCATGATGTGAAAATCTTTACTCGTGAAGCCGGAGACGAATTATCTCCAGGCGTAAACATGTTAGTTCGTGTATATATTGTTCAAAAACGTAAAATCAACGAAGGCGATAAAATGGCCGGACGTCACGGTAATAAAGGGGTTGTATCCCGCATTATGCCGGAAGAAGATATGCCATTCTTACCAGACGGTACACCAATTGATGTCATGTTGAACCCACTAGGGGTACCATCACGTATGAATATCGGACAAGTACTAGAATTACACTTGGGTATGGCTGCTCGTCAGTTAGGTATCCACATTGCAACACCAGTATTCGATGGCGCCAATGATGATGACGTTTGGGAAACAGTTCGTGAAGCGGGTATGGCTCGTGATGCGAAAACAGTTCTTTATGACGGACGTACGGGTGAACCATTTGATAACCGTATCTCTGTTGGTGTGATGTACATGATCAAATTGGCCCACATGGTTGATGATAAATTACATGCCCGTTCTATTGGACCATACTCACTTGTTACCCAACAACCACTTGGAGGTAAAGCTCAATTTGGTGGACAACGTTTTGGGGAAATGGAAGTATGGGCACTGGAAGCATACGGTGCAGCTTACACATTACAAGAAATCTTAACGTACAAATCTGATGACGTAGTTGGTCGTGTGAAAACATACGAAGCAATCGTTAAGGGTGAACCAATTCCAAAACCAGGCGTGCCAGAATCATTCCGCGTATTGGTGAAAGAATTACAATCACTTGGATTAGATATGCGCGTATTGGACATTGAAGAACAAGAAATCGAATTGCGTGATATGGACGATGATGATGATGACTTGATCACCGTTGATGCCCTAACAAAATTCGCAGAACAACAATCAGCGAAACAATTAGAAAAAGAAGCAGCGGAAGCAAAAGAAGCAGCTGATGCAGTGCTTGAACAAGAAATAGAAACTGCTGAAGATACAAAAGACTAA
- a CDS encoding FMN-binding protein produces the protein MKMNKIVKGFTAIALSSLLLAACGSDQKKDTAKSSDSSTATSKTAESSKATEKEAGADLQDGTYKLEEKNESNGYRATFEMTVKDGKITESNYDNINADGKSKADDKDYNKNMKDKSGVGPDEYIKELNESFVKAQSADGVEVVTGATHSSESFQNYAQQLIQAAQAGDTKTIEIDNGADLKDGTYSLKEKNNSNGYHTEFSIVVKDGKVTESNYDNVNDEGKSKKDDADYNKNMKDKSGVGPAEYIKTLNEELVKAMNEEDGSAANVEVVTGATHSSHSFVMYAEQLVNAAEKGSTDEIVVDNIVMKK, from the coding sequence ATGAAAATGAACAAAATTGTAAAGGGCTTCACAGCTATCGCACTGTCATCTCTTTTATTAGCAGCATGTGGATCAGATCAAAAGAAAGATACAGCAAAATCATCTGACTCAAGCACTGCAACATCAAAAACAGCTGAATCTTCTAAAGCAACAGAAAAAGAAGCGGGTGCAGATTTACAAGATGGTACGTATAAATTAGAAGAAAAAAATGAATCAAACGGTTACCGTGCAACATTTGAAATGACTGTTAAAGACGGTAAAATCACTGAATCTAACTATGACAATATCAATGCTGATGGCAAATCAAAAGCAGATGATAAAGACTACAACAAAAATATGAAAGACAAATCAGGTGTAGGTCCAGATGAATACATCAAAGAATTAAACGAGTCTTTTGTTAAAGCACAAAGCGCTGACGGTGTAGAAGTTGTAACTGGTGCGACTCACTCTAGTGAATCATTCCAAAACTATGCACAACAATTGATCCAAGCGGCTCAAGCTGGAGACACTAAAACAATCGAAATCGACAATGGTGCTGACCTTAAAGATGGTACGTATTCATTGAAAGAAAAAAATAATTCAAATGGCTACCACACTGAATTTTCAATCGTTGTTAAAGATGGCAAAGTAACTGAATCTAACTACGATAACGTGAATGATGAAGGCAAATCTAAAAAAGATGACGCTGACTACAACAAAAACATGAAAGACAAATCAGGCGTAGGTCCAGCTGAATACATTAAAACATTGAACGAAGAATTAGTTAAAGCAATGAATGAAGAAGACGGCTCAGCTGCAAATGTTGAAGTAGTAACAGGCGCAACTCACAGCTCTCACTCATTCGTAATGTATGCAGAACAACTAGTTAATGCTGCTGAAAAAGGCAGCACTGACGAAATCGTTGTAGACAACATCGTAATGAAAAAATAA
- a CDS encoding biotin--acetyl-CoA-carboxylase ligase has protein sequence MSTKSQVLTLLMKQAPAFISGEEMAQKLSLSRTAIWKAINELKKEGHIISSSRNKGYCYDKSDVLSAEGIRLALEPATPNLSITVLNSSESTMKDAKLAAINGEPNNTLIVADIQEAPKGRFGRPFFSKAGSGIYMSMLLRPNQNFEEMAQYTVIMAVAITRAMDDLIKVQTEIKWVNDIYLNGKKVCGILSEAMSDVESGQISNVIIGMGINFSVKQNEFPKDIREKATSLFPEAEPTVTRNELIGAIWNQFYTILNQIPEQAFLEEYRQKSFVLGKTVSFTQAGTDYEGIATAINDHGELIVQLHDKTEKVLSSGEISLSNINPTI, from the coding sequence ATGTCTACAAAAAGCCAGGTGTTAACCTTATTAATGAAACAAGCACCAGCGTTTATTTCAGGTGAAGAAATGGCGCAGAAACTTTCTTTATCTCGAACTGCCATTTGGAAAGCAATCAATGAATTAAAAAAAGAAGGACACATTATTTCCAGCAGCCGCAACAAAGGATACTGCTATGATAAATCAGATGTTTTATCCGCAGAGGGGATTCGTTTGGCTTTAGAGCCGGCAACGCCTAATCTTTCAATCACGGTTTTAAACTCCTCAGAGTCTACAATGAAAGACGCTAAGCTAGCAGCAATCAACGGTGAACCAAATAACACATTGATCGTAGCAGATATCCAAGAAGCCCCAAAAGGACGATTTGGCCGTCCTTTCTTTTCAAAAGCTGGCAGCGGTATCTACATGAGCATGCTATTAAGGCCTAATCAAAATTTCGAGGAAATGGCGCAATATACTGTAATCATGGCTGTCGCAATCACTCGTGCAATGGATGATTTGATCAAGGTCCAAACCGAGATTAAATGGGTCAACGACATCTATCTCAACGGAAAAAAAGTCTGCGGTATTTTATCAGAAGCCATGAGTGATGTTGAATCTGGGCAAATCTCAAATGTTATTATCGGCATGGGTATTAATTTTTCTGTGAAACAAAATGAATTCCCTAAGGACATAAGAGAAAAAGCGACCTCTCTATTTCCAGAAGCTGAACCAACTGTTACAAGAAACGAATTGATTGGAGCAATTTGGAATCAATTTTACACTATACTAAATCAAATCCCTGAACAAGCTTTCTTAGAAGAATACCGCCAAAAATCTTTTGTACTTGGCAAGACAGTTTCATTTACACAAGCGGGAACCGACTATGAAGGAATCGCCACAGCTATCAACGATCATGGCGAATTGATAGTTCAACTTCATGACAAAACAGAAAAAGTACTCTCTTCAGGAGAAATCAGCCTGAGTAACATAAATCCGACGATTTAA
- a CDS encoding ABC transporter permease, with protein MLDILLSSTSQGLLWSLLAIGVFLTYRILDIADLTTEGSFPLGGAVAAVILAKDPTTWPTPLQSLFDIHYMIAPIVALIIAFIAGMLAGLVSGLLHTKLKIPALLAGIITMTGLYSINSRIMGAPNISLIGTDSIFSHAQSLGLTKINSTILVGLIIVLLVIVLLVLFFKTEIGLATRATGDNLDMSEANGIKTDNMKIIGYMLSNGCIALSGALLVQNNNFADLNSGIGTIVIGLASIIIAEVLFKNKSLGLRLITIVIGAILYRFILACVLELRVDPADLKLFSAIILVICLSSPLIQKKLGFSKLRKRKGGIN; from the coding sequence TTGTTAGACATATTACTATCCTCAACCTCTCAAGGTCTTCTTTGGTCCTTACTCGCCATTGGAGTCTTTCTCACTTACCGTATTTTAGATATTGCGGACTTGACCACTGAAGGGAGCTTTCCTTTAGGTGGCGCTGTAGCCGCAGTTATTTTAGCAAAAGATCCTACTACTTGGCCCACACCGCTCCAGTCCTTATTTGACATTCATTATATGATAGCGCCGATCGTGGCATTGATCATTGCTTTTATTGCTGGTATGTTGGCAGGTCTTGTGTCCGGACTTTTACACACAAAATTAAAAATCCCCGCTTTGTTAGCAGGGATCATCACTATGACGGGTCTTTATAGCATCAACTCACGTATCATGGGCGCTCCAAATATTTCTTTGATCGGTACCGATTCGATTTTCTCTCATGCTCAGTCACTAGGATTGACTAAAATCAACAGTACTATCCTCGTTGGTTTGATCATCGTACTGTTAGTCATCGTCCTACTTGTCTTATTCTTTAAAACAGAAATTGGATTAGCAACACGGGCAACTGGAGACAACCTTGATATGAGTGAAGCCAACGGGATCAAAACGGACAATATGAAAATTATTGGCTATATGCTTTCTAACGGTTGTATTGCTTTATCCGGTGCTTTACTTGTTCAAAACAACAACTTCGCTGATTTGAATTCTGGTATCGGAACGATCGTGATCGGACTTGCTTCAATCATCATCGCAGAAGTTCTCTTTAAAAATAAATCACTTGGCCTACGCCTAATCACGATCGTGATCGGAGCCATTCTTTACCGCTTTATTCTTGCCTGTGTCTTAGAACTGCGTGTTGATCCAGCTGATTTAAAATTATTTTCAGCAATCATTTTAGTCATCTGTCTATCTTCACCACTGATTCAAAAAAAATTAGGCTTTTCTAAACTAAGAAAACGTAAAGGAGGGATAAATTGA
- a CDS encoding thiamine biosynthesis protein ApbE, with protein MKNKKSLVILIAVLFLVILAGCNSKAKTEESKINKEPYTDQQSLLGTYVQVRIYDDGKKDVLEKAFARVKELGNKITVNEKGSEVDEINEQAGIKPVKVSDDIYPLLKRAYEYSEDSAGGFDMAIGPITQLWHIGFDDARKPSQEEIDQALKLVDYHKVKLNDEDQTVYLEEKGMQLDLGAIAKGFITDEVVKVLKDNGVTTAIVDLGGNVYVLGHSPRGKDMDWNVGIQDPNKARNTVVGTVQESNKTLVTSGIYERFLEVDGKSYHHLFDPKTGYPFDNDIAGVTVITNKSIDGDGLSTAVFAMGVKKGLEYAEGLKDVDVIFVTKDDQVFVSKDIEKVFELGKDSGYTMGDRKDLK; from the coding sequence ATGAAAAACAAAAAATCATTAGTTATCTTAATAGCTGTACTATTTTTAGTCATTTTAGCAGGATGCAACTCCAAAGCGAAAACAGAAGAGTCAAAAATTAATAAGGAGCCTTACACAGATCAACAATCACTGCTAGGGACCTACGTGCAAGTAAGAATATATGACGACGGTAAAAAAGATGTGCTAGAAAAAGCTTTTGCCAGAGTCAAAGAATTAGGCAACAAAATCACGGTTAATGAAAAAGGATCAGAGGTCGATGAAATTAACGAACAGGCAGGAATCAAACCAGTCAAAGTTTCCGATGATATTTATCCATTACTGAAACGTGCATATGAGTACAGCGAGGATTCTGCTGGCGGTTTTGATATGGCCATTGGACCAATCACACAATTATGGCATATTGGCTTTGATGATGCCCGCAAACCTTCACAAGAAGAAATCGACCAAGCTTTAAAATTAGTTGATTACCATAAAGTGAAACTAAATGATGAAGATCAAACAGTCTATCTTGAAGAAAAAGGTATGCAGCTTGATTTAGGGGCGATTGCCAAAGGGTTTATCACGGATGAAGTCGTTAAAGTGTTAAAAGACAACGGTGTAACGACTGCAATCGTCGATTTAGGCGGAAATGTTTATGTGCTGGGGCATAGTCCTCGTGGCAAGGATATGGATTGGAATGTAGGAATCCAAGATCCAAACAAAGCACGTAATACAGTGGTTGGAACGGTCCAAGAGAGTAATAAAACCTTGGTAACTTCCGGCATCTATGAGCGCTTTTTAGAAGTAGATGGAAAAAGCTATCATCATTTATTCGATCCGAAAACGGGTTATCCTTTTGACAATGATATTGCTGGTGTAACGGTAATCACAAATAAATCGATCGATGGAGATGGGCTATCAACAGCGGTCTTTGCTATGGGCGTCAAAAAAGGCTTAGAATATGCTGAAGGGCTGAAAGATGTTGATGTGATTTTTGTTACTAAAGATGATCAGGTATTTGTGAGTAAAGATATTGAAAAAGTTTTTGAGTTAGGAAAAGATTCAGGTTACACGATGGGTGATCGTAAAGACCTGAAATAA